The following are encoded together in the Phragmites australis chromosome 19, lpPhrAust1.1, whole genome shotgun sequence genome:
- the LOC133900073 gene encoding uncharacterized protein LOC133900073, with translation MMQSLEQLGSRIVYVLGPTVVLILRALLSVLSTYCPDLVICMVMESDNLICQLFFSNVLYICPGLFSFYLCICGIILLLILSQILQQSRNPIIASEMASSSSSALPPSSSDAIKPEIFDGTGFKRWQARTRLWLMELGLFWVLTEEPPAPQGEAVLDEVERTRLDALRARWEKANASALARLLAVLSNRLFDVYVSFGEARKVWTELNDKYAESDNGNESFMVASYLNFRMGDGRSVMEQIHELQLIVRDLGQYGCVLPENFQINAILAKLPTSWRDFVTARRHLKQRLTLNELIAAINVEEKSKAGYGGGKTSAQANLVEHKNHPGKNMKKEKTKPGFSGPKVNAMKKKKKPEIVCYVCGESDHKANRCRNRKGKGPTPEQQKAAKAQVNVAVAMANDTGKGDSTSGAQMVDPY, from the exons ATGATGCAATCTTTAGAACAGTTAGGGAGCAGGATTGTATATGTCCTGGGGCCAACTGTTGTGTTAATTCTGAGAGCTCTTTTATCTGTCCTAAGCACCTATTGTCCAGATTTGGTGATATGCATGGTTATGGAATCTGATAATCTTATTTGTCAGTTGTTCTTTTCAAATGTCCTGTATATTTGTCCTGGATTGTTTTCCTTTTATCTCTGTATATGTGGAATAATATTATTGCTCATATTATCGCAAATATTACAACAATCCAGAAATCCTATCATTGCTTCTGAGATGGCTAGCTCTAGCTCTTCTGCACTCCCACCGTCGTCCTCGGACGCGATTAAGCCTGAGATCTTTGATGGGACCGGCTTTAAGCGCTGGCAGGCCCGGACGAGGCTGTGGTTGATGGAGCTCGGTTTATTCTGGGTCCTCACCGAAGAGCCGCCCGCCCCCCAGGGGGAAGCCGTGCTAGACGAGGTCGAAAGAACGCGTCTTGACGCGTTAAGGGcccgttgggagaaggcaaatgcGTCTGCCCTGGCACGTCTCTTGGCTGTTCTGTCGAACAGGCTCTTCGACGTGTACGTGAGCTTCGGGGAAGCGCGGAAGGTGTGGACAgagctgaatgacaagtatgctgaAAGCGACAACGGCAacgagtccttcatggtggcaagCTATCTGAACTTTCGTATGGGAGATGGCAGATCAGTCATGGAACAAATCCATGAGCTTCAACTGATCGTGCGGGACTTAGGCCAGTATGGCTGTGTCCTCCCGGAGAACTTTCAGATTAATGCCATTCTGGCAAAGCTGCCTACTTCTTGGCGTGACTTTGTCACTGCACGTCGGCATTTGAAGCAGCGattgactcttaatgagctcattgctGCTATAAATGTCGAGGAGAAGTCCAAGGCAGGCTATGGTGGGGGGAAGACGTCTGCTCAAGCAAACCTTGTCGAACACAAGAACCATCCTGGCAAGAatatgaagaaagaaaagaccAAGCCTGGGTTTTCGGGACCGAAGGTCAatgcaatgaagaagaagaaaaaacccgAGATTGTCTGCTACGTCTGCGGCGAgtcggatcacaaagccaacaGATGCCGCAATCGTAAAGGCAAGGGGCCAACACCTGAACAGCAGAAGGCAGCCAAAGCCCAAGTGAATGTGGCGGTTGCAATGGCCAATGATACTGGCAAAGGCGACTCCACTAGTGG GGCGCAGATGGTGGATCCGTACTGA
- the LOC133900922 gene encoding BTB/POZ and MATH domain-containing protein 2-like: MSSSAPSAVGSGDGGTPALSASAIVADAVTGSHVLKINGYSRTKGLGSGKFICSGIFNVGGHRWCIKYYPDGEVPDSADWISMYLNLDHTDALNVKARFRISLLDEIGEPVSSFSEGSQIRTFSSQIGGWGFKNFIEKKTLEESTYLKDDCFRVRCDITVTKEIRIEDAAMQFVTVPPSNIHRHLGHLLSSEEGMDVTFEVDGETISAHRLVLAARSLVFKAELYGPMKEKTMSHIRIIDMEARVFKAMLHFIYTDLLPEIDKDDAVVMAQHLLVAADRYGLERLKLICEDMLCNYINTSTAATTLALAEQHGCHGLKEACFNFLEISSNFKALMASDGFQHLMSSCPSVLKELLAKVVP, encoded by the coding sequence ATGTCGAGCTCTGCCCCATCGGCCGTCGGCAGTGGCGACGGCGGCACGCCGGCGCTAAGCGCGTCGGCCATCGTCGCGGACGCCGTGACCGGGTCGCATGTGCTCAAGATCAACGGGTACTCCCGAACCAAGGGACTCGGCAGCGGCAAGTTCATCTGTTCCGGCATCTTCAATGTCGGAGGCCATCGCTGGTGTATCAAATACTACCCCGACGGTGAGGTGCCAGACTCTGCTGATTGGATATCCATGTATCTAAATCTTGATCATACCGATGCTTTGAATGTGAAGGCACGATTCAGAATCAGTTTACTCGACGAGATTGGAGAACCAGTGTCATCTTTCAGCGAAGGTAGCCAGATACGCACCTTCTCCAGCCAAATTGGTGGATGGGGTTTCAAAAATTTCATCGAAAAGAAGACATTGGAGGAATCGACCTATTTGAAAGATGATTGTTTCAGAGTCAGGTGCGATATCACCGTCACAAAGGAAATCCGTATTGAGGATGCCGCCATGCAATTCGTCACTGTGCCACCGTCCAACATTCACAGGCATCTTGGCCATCTCCTCTCGTCCGAAGAGGGGATGGATGTCACGTTTGAGGTCGACGGGGAGACCATTAGTGCACATAGGCTTGTGCTCGCTGCGCGGTCCCTCGTCTTCAAGGCCGAACTCTATGGTCCCATGAAGGAGAAGACCATGAGCCATATCCGAATCATTGATATGGAGGCAAGAGTGTTCAAGGCTATGCTCCACTTCATCTACACTGACTTGCTGCCTGAGATAGACAAGGATGATGCAGTGGTGATGGCTCAACATTTACTAGTAGCAGCAGATAGATATGGCCTGGAGAGGCTGAAGCTAATATGCGAGGACATGCTTTGCAACTACATCAACACAAGCACGGCTGCGACCACATTGGCCCTTGCGGAACAGCATGGTTGCCATGGGCTCAAGGAGGCATGCTTCAACTTCCTTGAGATATCTAGCAATTTTAAGGCACTAATGGCGAGTGATGGCTTTCAACATCTGATGAGCAGTTGCCCTTCTGTTCTCAAGGAGCTACTGGCCAAGGTTGTTCCATAA
- the LOC133901022 gene encoding BTB/POZ and MATH domain-containing protein 1-like, with protein MHCHLGHLLSSGEGADIALEVDGETFSAHRSILAARSPVFTAQLFGPMRENTAVCVWIEGVEVGVFKALLHFVYTDSLPEVGDGEAMAMAQHLLVAADRYSLERLKLICEDKLCNHIDTSTVGTILALAEQHSCHGL; from the coding sequence ATGCACTGCCATCTCGGCCATCTCCTCTCGAGCGGAGAGGGTGCGGACATCGCGCTCGAGGTGGACGGAGAGACGTTCTCGGCGCATAGGAGCATACTCGCTGCTCGGTCGCCGGTTTTCACGGCGCAGCTGTTTGGCCCGATGAGGGAGAACACTGCGGTTTGCGTGTGGATCGAAGGCGTAGAAGTAGGAGTGTTCAAGGCCTTGCTCCACTTCGTGTACACCGACTCGCTGCCTGAGGTAGGGGACGGTGAAGCAATGGCCATGGCGCAACATTTACTCGTTGCAGCAGATAGATATAGTCTGGAGAGGCTGAAGCTAATCTGCGAGGACAAGCTTTGCAACCACATCGACACGAGCACTGTTGGGACAATATTGGCATTGGCTGAGCAGCATAGTTGCCATGGGCTCTAG
- the LOC133900552 gene encoding uncharacterized protein LOC133900552 gives MARSALDEVTDTGAFDRSPSTFRSSVSRDASSRFPAVPGRYHLYVSYACPWASRCLAFLKLKGLDNAIGVTAVKPIFERTKETDDHLGWVFPATADEEPGAEPDPFNGAKSIRELYEIASTNYAGKPTVPVLWDKHLKTVVNNESSEIIRMLNTEFNDIAENPGLDLYPAHLQASIDEVNEMVYDAINNGVYKCGFAKKQGPYDEAVTRLYEALDKCEEILGKQRYICGDQLTEADIRLFVTLIRFDEVYAVHFKCNKKLLREYLNLFNYVKDIYQTPGMSSTVNMEHIRKHYYGSHPSINPYRIIPAGPHIDYNAPHDRKRFGA, from the exons ATGGCGCGGTCGGCGCTGGACGAGGTCACCGACACTGGCGCCTTCGATCGGTCGCCGTCCACCTTCCGGAGCTCGGTGTCCAGGGACGCCTCCTCCCGGTTCCCCGCTGTGCCGGGGAGGTACCACCTCTACGTCTCCTACGCGTGCCCCTGGGCGTCCCGGTGTCTTGCCTTCCTGAAGCTCAAGGGGCTAGACAACGCCATCGGCGTCACG GCGGTGAAGCCCATCTTTGAGAGGACCAAAGAGACTGACGACCATCTGGGGTGGGTGTTCCCCGCCACCGCCGACGAGGAGCCCGGCGCCGAGCCGGATCCTTTCAACGGCGCCAAGAGCATCAGGGAGCTCTACGAAATCGCCAGCACAAATTACGCCGGGAAGCCAACTGTTCCT GTCCTGTGGGACAAGCATCTCAAGACCGTGGTGAACAACGAGAGCTCAGAGATCATCCGGATGCTCAACACCGAGTTCAACGACATCGCCGAGAACCCCGGGCTGGATCTCTACCCGGCTCACCTCCAGGCCTCCATCGATGAGGTCAATGAGATGGTTTACGACGCCATAAACAACGGAGTGTACAAGTGCGGCTTTGCCAAGAAGCAGGGACCATATGACGAG GCTGTGACGAGATTGTATGAAGCTCTGGACAAATGTGAGGAAATTCTTGGCAAGCAACGGTATATATGCGGCGACCAACTGACCGAAGCTGATATCCGCCTGTTTGTGACTCTTATACGGTTCGATGAG GTCTACGCCGTTCACTTCAAATGCAACAAGAAGCTCCTCAGAGAGTACCTGAACCTGTTCAACTACGTCAAGGATATCTACCAGACCCCTGGCATGAGCAGCACGGTGAATATGGAGCACATCAGGAAGCACTACTACGGGAGTCATCCATCTATAAATCCCTATCGGATTATCCCCGCGGGCCCCCACATTGACTACAATGCCCCACACGACAGGAAGAGGTTTGGCGCGTGA